The sequence ACCTCTTCCAATCAAATTAACCCAAAAAGTATCTGAAATTCGGGGACATACTTTTACAGCTTGAATAGGTAATCCTTTTTCTTTAGCTGCTTTATTAATAAGGGTAAGATTTTTATCTACGTAGTTTATGACTTTAGGGATTTCTATTAGTGTATCGGAAGAGAGTACGTATATAGGCTTTCTTAACTTATTTCTCGGCATTCTTTCTAAAGCTTCCCAAACCAATTGTAATGTTGCTGTAGAATCTTTTCCTCCGCTGTACCCTATTATCCACGGATAGCTATTTGAGAAATAAATATTCTCGATCTCTTTGTAAAGAGTATCTAAACTTTTTCCACCAAATAGAAAGGATTTTTTAGATTTATGTGACATATTTTTCTCCCAATATCTTCTTTAGAATGAACTCTGCTGTAGCTTTTATGTTTACGTTAGCTTTACTTAATCTACCTTTGTTTAGTGCTATTCCTTCCCACTCAGGATTATTTCTATGCCAGTCTATATCTTTCAGCCTAGAAAGAATTTCTCGTAGGTTTAATTGCTTTTTGATAATTACGCGACCTACTATAGCGATAGCGTTCAGAAAAAGTCCATGAGAATGGATGTATTCTTGTCTTGCCTTATAAGCAGCTAGTTCGCCTTTTTTTATCTTTTCCCACTCAGGAATGTTCCTACCTACTTCTTCCCAGAATTCAAAAGAAAGTATTCTGTCTTCTTCGCTTATTTCCACTTTGTTGCCTTTCTTATCTAGAAATTCTTTGGTAGCATGATAAATGCTACTTAGTGTAAAAAGTTTATTTGATCTATTTGATATAGAGCTTCTTTCATACTCTACTAAGTCTTTGAAATAGTAAACGTTTTCTGCAAGATATCTAGTTAACTCCGCCATCTGATCTCTATAGTCATATAGGATACTAATGGATGGCGTTGGTTTTACGGAATACCTGTTCAAGTCAGTAAATATTTGCTGACTTCGTTCTAGTCCTAAATCAATAAAAACAACCATTGAAATTGTTTCGTAACCTAGTTCCGGATTTTCTTGAAGGGCTTGTTTTATAGCTTCAATCCTGTGTTGTCCGTCATTTATTATGATTCTTGAGTTTTTATCTATTTTAAGTTTTCCTATTTGATAGTTTTCTTCACTAATGGCTTCAAATTCCACTTTCCCATCAACGGAAATAGTGATTGAAGAAAAAACGTAAGTGTATGGGTTATCCAAAATGTACTTTTTTATTTCTGGAATCCTTCTTTTATTGAGAATTCTCTGAGCCCTTAGTTTAGGTGGAAGTAAAGGAATGTTTATCTCTTTAAATATCTCTGGAATTAGTTTTAATGGACACATTACAGTGTAAAATTCTTTTCCTGCTTGAATTCCTCTAACAGCAGGAAAGGTATAAAAGGAATTTCTCATAAGTACTCCTATACCTTTAATGGAAGTTAACTAAAAAACTTCCATCTAATTATACATGCAAACTTCCAGTGAAGAAACTACCTTCTATGTATACTCAGCACAAGAAAAAGGAAACTATAAAATTAATACATGTATTACATGTGTATTATACATATATTTTATCAGTAAAATACAACTAAACTACATGTTAATCACATGTATAATACATGTACTACACCTGCAAGGTTATTACAAATCTCTTTCAAAACCACTTAAGTGTTCTTCCACTGATAACTTTCATACTTTACTGAAAGATCAACTTAAAGCTTTATCTCACTCAGAATTTAAAAAGCAAACTCATACTTTACGACCGATCCATCCATTCCAGCCGAAATTAAATAATTTCCATCGTTTGAAAAATCGATGGAGTTTACAAAGCCAATATGGGCAGGAAGTTTCAGAACAAGGTCACTATTTTCTAAGTTAAAAACGAGAAGATTTCCTTCAAATGTTCCACACGCTAAGAGGTCGTTACTTAAAAATTTTAAAGTGGAAGGTTCTTTCACTTTTAAGCTAGCTTCTGTGAAACCTGTTTCTGTATCTACGATTTCTATTTCTCCGTTATTTTTACCAACTGCAAGAAGTTTTCCATCGTTAGAAAATGTAAAAGTTGATACTTCTTTTCCAAAGTTTTTTATTAACTTACGATTTGTAATGTTTTCAAGTATAAACTCGGAATTTTCGTAAAAGTAACAGCCCAAGAGAAAGTTATCTCTGAAAGTCATTGCTGAAAGACAAAAGTCACCAATTGGAATCTCAGAGGTTTCCCATGTTTTAGTATT is a genomic window of Desulfurobacteriaceae bacterium containing:
- the dndB gene encoding DNA sulfur modification protein DndB, whose translation is MRNSFYTFPAVRGIQAGKEFYTVMCPLKLIPEIFKEINIPLLPPKLRAQRILNKRRIPEIKKYILDNPYTYVFSSITISVDGKVEFEAISEENYQIGKLKIDKNSRIIINDGQHRIEAIKQALQENPELGYETISMVVFIDLGLERSQQIFTDLNRYSVKPTPSISILYDYRDQMAELTRYLAENVYYFKDLVEYERSSISNRSNKLFTLSSIYHATKEFLDKKGNKVEISEEDRILSFEFWEEVGRNIPEWEKIKKGELAAYKARQEYIHSHGLFLNAIAIVGRVIIKKQLNLREILSRLKDIDWHRNNPEWEGIALNKGRLSKANVNIKATAEFILKKILGEKYVT